In the genome of Massilia sp. UMI-21, the window AACGCCACCGCATCGCCTGTGCGATCGGCGTGCCGGCCGTGCTGGTTCCCTCGCTGCTGGCGCTGGCCCTGAGCAGTCCGGCCATGCTGCCGGTCTACGAGGGCGGAACCATCGCGCCGGACGCCCAGGTGGCCGCGCTGCTGCAGGGCGAGCGCCTGGTGCCGCCGGTGGCGCTGCCGCCGATGGCCTTCACCACCGCCGAAGTCGCGCTGGTGCGGCCGCTGCTGGTGAACGCCAGCCGCAACTGGGGCCTGCTGCACCCCGACTTCAGCCAGCGCCTGCTACTGGCCTTCAAGATCATGAAGGAAAGACACGGCTACGAGATGGCCCTGCTCGAAGGCTACCGCAGTCCGGCGCGCCAGGACGAGCTGGCCCAGGCCGGCAGCCACGTTACCAATGCTCGCGCCTTCCAGAGCTGGCACCAATACGGCCTGGCCGCCGATTGCGCGTTCTGGCGCGACGGCAAGCTGGTGATCTCCGAAAAGGACCCCTGGGCGATGCGTGGCTACCAGCTGTATGGCGAGGTGGCCGAATCGCTCGGGCTGACCTGGGGTGGGCGCTGGAAGATGATGGATTTTGGCCACACCGAACTACGGATGCGCGGCGTCATGCAGCGCTAGGAGGCGGCCCGGGTCCGCGGCGCGCACCCGACCGGGCAACCCTTGAGGCGTCGCAAGTGTTGCCCTGCAGTGCCGTGCGAGCATTTCCTTTAGAACATTCCTATAACCCACCATCCTGCTCCCGCCATGGCACGAATCTGGCAGTTCCTGACCGACAGCCGAGTGCTGGTCGCGATCGGCATCGCTGCACTAGCGGCTTGCCTCTTCATCGGCGCCGACCTGATCGGCATCGACCCCATCTGGGCCCTCATTGCAGGGCTCGTACTACTCGCCTGCTGGGGCATCTGGTGGGCGATCCGGCGCCACCTCCGTGGCCGCGCGGCCCGGCAACTGGGCGAGGCCATCATCCCCGGCGGCGAGGCGCTCGTGCATGCGGGCGATGGCGCGGCCGGCGAAATGGCCGTGCTGCGCAAGAACATGCTGGAGGCGATCGCCACCATCAAGACCTCGAAGCTGGGGCTGACGCGCGGCGCCGCAGCCCTCTACGAGCTGCCGTGGTACATGATCATCGGCAATCCCGCGGCCGGGAAGAGCAGCGCGATCGCCCGTTCCGGACTGACTTTCCCGATCCCGGGGAGCAAGGCCCTGCAGGGCGTGGGCGGCACCCGCAACTGCGACTGGTTCTTCACCACCGACGGCATCCTGCTCGACACCGCCGGCCGCTACTCGGTGCAGGACAAGGTCCAGGAAAGCGACCGTGCCGAGTGGTTCAGCTTCCTCGATTTGCTGAAGAAACACCGTGGCAAGGCGCCCATCAACGGCATCCTGATCGCGGTGAGCGTGGCCGAACTGGTGGCGGGGCCGACCAGCGCCTCGCACGAACTGGCCAAGAGCCTGCGCACCCGTGTGCAGGAGCTGACCGAGCGCCTGGGCGTGCATGCGCCGGTGTACGTGGTCTTCACCAAGGCCGACCTGGTGGCCGGTTTTACCGACTTCTTCGCCGACACCGAGCGCGCCGAGCGCGACCGCATCTGGGGCGCCACGCTGCGCTACAACCGCCGCAGCGCGCCGCAGGACGTACTGGGCTTCTTCGACGAGCATTTCGACGAGCTGTACGACGGCCTCAAGGAGATGAGCCTGGCGAACATGGGCGCCAACCGCAGCACGCAGATGCGCCCGGGGGTGTTCACCTTCCCGCTCGAATTCGCCGCCATCAAGACGCCGCTGCGCGCCTTCCTGTCGACCCTGTTCGAAGAAAACACTTACCAGTTCAAGCCGGTGTTCCGCGGCTTCTACTTCACCAGCGCGCTGCAGGAAGGCAGCGTGCAGGACCTGTCCAGCAAGCGCGTGGCCAGCCGCTTCGACCTGGCCCTGCGGGAGCAGAAGGGCGGCGAAGTGGCCGAGCAGTCCGGCTACTTCCTGCTCGAGCTGTTCCGCAAGGTGATCTTCGCCGACAAGGACCTGGTCAGGCGCTATACCAATCCGCTTGCCGCGCGCTGGAAGGTGGCCGCCTTCTTCGGCGCCACCATCCTGCTCGGCTGCGCGCTGGGCGGCTGGAGCTGGTCCTACATGGGCAACCGCCAGCTGGTGGCCAATGTCCAGTCCGATCTCGACAAGGTGGCCAAACTCCAGGCCGGCCGAGTCGACCTGCAGTCGCGGCTGGAGGCGCTCGACATCCTGCAGGACCGCATCGAGCAGCTCGACAAGTACCGCAAGGAGACCCCGTGGGCGCTCGGCTTCGGCCTGTACCAGGGCGAGGCGCTGGAGCGCAAGCTGCGCGACGAATACTTCGCCGGGGTGCGCGCGGTGATGGTGGAGCCGGTGACGGCGGCGCTGGAGGGCATGCTGGCCGAGGTCAACGCCAATGCGGCCCAGCTCACCCCTGGCGCCGCCCCCGATGCGGCCAGCCCCCACCTGGTGTCGGCGCAGCCGGCAAGCAGCCAGTACCAGAGCGTCTCCGCCACCAGCGTGGCCGATGCGTATAACGCCCTCAAGACCTACCTCATGCTGGGTGACAAGAGCCGCGCCGAGCCGGGCCACCTGAACGACCAGCTTACCCGCTACTGGCGCACCTGGCTGGAAGCCAACCGCGGCAACATGCCGCGCGAGCAGATGATCCGCAGCGCCGAGCGCCTGCTGACCTTCCACCTGTCGCAGGTGCAGGACCCCGCCTGGCCGCAGATGACCCTCAAACTGGGCCTGCTCGACAACACCCGCGAGCACCTGCGCCGGGTGGTGCGCGGCACCCCGGCGCGCGAGCGGGTCTACAACGACATCAAGACCCGCGCCGCGACCCGCTTCCCGGCGGTGACGGTGGCGCGCATCGTTGGCGAGCAGGACAGCGGCCTGGTGGCCGGCAGCCACGCGGTCAGCGGCGCCTTCACCCGCGATGCCTGGAACAAGTACGTGCTCGGTGCGATCCGCGACGCATCCAGCAGCGAGGCGCAAAGCGCCGACTGGGTGCTCAAGACCGTGTCCAAGGACGACCTGACCCTGGAAGGCAGTCCGGAACAGATCCAGAAGGCCCTGATCGAGCTGTACAAGGCCGAGTATGCGCGCGAGTGGCTGAAGTTCGTGCAGGGCGTGGCGATCGCCGACCTGAAGGGCTTCGACGGCAGCGTGCAGGCCATGAACCGCCTGGGCGATCCGCAGGCCTCGCCGATCGCCAAGCTGCTGCGCATGATCTACGACGAGACCGTGTGGGACAATCCGGGCGCCGCCGGGACGGGGATGAGCAAGACCGAGCGCAGCTTCGCCGACTGGTTCAAGGAAGTGATCCTGCGGCGTGCGCCGTCCGACGCGCGCACCCTGGCCAATGCGGTCGACCCGGCCGCGCTGCTGGGCGCCCAGGGCGGCGCCGGCGCCGGCCCGATCGGCCGCGAATTTCTCGGCGTGGCGCGCCTGGTCGGGGTCAAGGAAAAGGACGCCTCCCTGATGAGTGGCTACCTGGATGCGCTGTCGAAGCTGCGTACCCGCCTGAACACCCTGAAGAACCAGGGCGACCCCGGCCCCGGCGCCAAGCAGTTCATGCAGCAGACCCTGGAAGGCAACGGTTCCGAGCTGGCCGACGCGCTGCGCTACGTCGACGAACAGATGCTGA includes:
- a CDS encoding M15 family metallopeptidase, which produces MLIFLALLYFCLATAAIWLALFPAGRALVARSLFALRQRLSRRAVGWQIAGSRYASTMSGALGGGIGGRNRRDIRANIVRFVQRHRIACAIGVPAVLVPSLLALALSSPAMLPVYEGGTIAPDAQVAALLQGERLVPPVALPPMAFTTAEVALVRPLLVNASRNWGLLHPDFSQRLLLAFKIMKERHGYEMALLEGYRSPARQDELAQAGSHVTNARAFQSWHQYGLAADCAFWRDGKLVISEKDPWAMRGYQLYGEVAESLGLTWGGRWKMMDFGHTELRMRGVMQR
- the tssM gene encoding type VI secretion system membrane subunit TssM, translated to MARIWQFLTDSRVLVAIGIAALAACLFIGADLIGIDPIWALIAGLVLLACWGIWWAIRRHLRGRAARQLGEAIIPGGEALVHAGDGAAGEMAVLRKNMLEAIATIKTSKLGLTRGAAALYELPWYMIIGNPAAGKSSAIARSGLTFPIPGSKALQGVGGTRNCDWFFTTDGILLDTAGRYSVQDKVQESDRAEWFSFLDLLKKHRGKAPINGILIAVSVAELVAGPTSASHELAKSLRTRVQELTERLGVHAPVYVVFTKADLVAGFTDFFADTERAERDRIWGATLRYNRRSAPQDVLGFFDEHFDELYDGLKEMSLANMGANRSTQMRPGVFTFPLEFAAIKTPLRAFLSTLFEENTYQFKPVFRGFYFTSALQEGSVQDLSSKRVASRFDLALREQKGGEVAEQSGYFLLELFRKVIFADKDLVRRYTNPLAARWKVAAFFGATILLGCALGGWSWSYMGNRQLVANVQSDLDKVAKLQAGRVDLQSRLEALDILQDRIEQLDKYRKETPWALGFGLYQGEALERKLRDEYFAGVRAVMVEPVTAALEGMLAEVNANAAQLTPGAAPDAASPHLVSAQPASSQYQSVSATSVADAYNALKTYLMLGDKSRAEPGHLNDQLTRYWRTWLEANRGNMPREQMIRSAERLLTFHLSQVQDPAWPQMTLKLGLLDNTREHLRRVVRGTPARERVYNDIKTRAATRFPAVTVARIVGEQDSGLVAGSHAVSGAFTRDAWNKYVLGAIRDASSSEAQSADWVLKTVSKDDLTLEGSPEQIQKALIELYKAEYAREWLKFVQGVAIADLKGFDGSVQAMNRLGDPQASPIAKLLRMIYDETVWDNPGAAGTGMSKTERSFADWFKEVILRRAPSDARTLANAVDPAALLGAQGGAGAGPIGREFLGVARLVGVKEKDASLMSGYLDALSKLRTRLNTLKNQGDPGPGAKQFMQQTLEGNGSELADALRYVDEQMLTGMSDTQKAALRPLLVRPLIQTFAMIVLPSEAEINKTWQLQVVEPFQRTLATKYPFAAGSSVEATAGEIGQIFGPEGQVAKFVNTAMGPLVVNRGGVLAARTWADVGITLAPQVISGFPGWIAPLSANGVAADGGPQTVFQILPQAAPGTLEYTLDIDGQQLRYKNTLPTWTNMVHPGPQGVAGVRISAVTFDGRSVELFNEPGQGGLKRMIDAAQKKRKDGGVFELRWSAGNVAVTVDLKIVSSAAANGDGEQGQGFRGLKLPTAIVGRAPGEALTQPALAAASGDQ